A stretch of Besnoitia besnoiti strain Bb-Ger1 chromosome III, whole genome shotgun sequence DNA encodes these proteins:
- a CDS encoding hypothetical protein (encoded by transcript BESB_044910), translating to MKLAVLSPACLLVGLLGQPEETVALRSKALATSENSVDATALSERHVRNLNMDNNWWHDKEFAARACLMHDVDTPTPTLYTDDNRDQEGCRVWCENEPQCNHWTFNPQLRRCFLKKGPLHTEARKGYISAPRVCDNSAMTNFGWGSTAPEIDVTPADFALQCREKCEANPGCSHFTWNKNSKKCYLKNGRAHLRQYNGDETSVPCVWYNIGSRTSDERVFHNITTMYQCLLLCQTHDWCTHATWNVDSKNCFMKKGEPLTVSYQGDITIRSSCMRLL from the coding sequence ATGAAGCTCGCCGTTCTCTCCCCCGCTTGCCTTCTGgtcggcctcctcggccAGCCTGAGGAGACCGTTGCCCTTCGCAGCAAAGCACTTGCCACCTCTGAGAACTCGGTTGATGCTACCGCCCTGTCTGAGAGGCACGTGCGGAATTTGAACATGGATAACAACTGGTGGCACGATAAGGAAttcgcagctcgcgcgtgtctcATGCATGATGTTGACACGCCGACACCTACGCTCTATACTGACGACAATCGTGACCAGGAGGGGTGCCGCGTGTGGTGCGAAAACGAACCTCAGTGCAATCACTGGACATTCAACCCTCAACTAAGGAGGTGTTTTCTGAAGAAAGGTCCCTTGCATACTGAGGCTCGTAAAGGATATATTAGTGCACCCCGGGTCTGCGACAACAGTGCCATGACGAACTTCGGATGGGGATCAACAGCCCCAGAGATCGACGTGACTCCTGCTGACTTCGCTCTCCAATGCCGCGAGAAATGCGAGGCGAATCCCGGTTGCTCGCATTTCACTTGGAATAAGAACTCAAAGAAGTGTTATTTGAAGAATGGCAGAGCTCACCTGAGGCAGTACAACGGCGATGAGACCAGTGTTCCTTGCGTGTGGTATAACATTGGATCGCGGACTTCAGACGAGAGAGTGTTCCACAACATCACCACCATGTACCAATGCCTCCTCCTGTGCCAGACCCACGATTGGTGCACGCATGCGACCTGGAACGTCGATTCCAAGAACTGCTTCATGAAGAAGGGCGAGCCCCTGACAGTCTCGTACCAAGGTGACATAACGATTCGGAGTAGCTGTATGCGCCTCCTTTAA
- a CDS encoding microneme protein MIC4 (encoded by transcript BESB_044920), whose product MKLVVFTPACLLVGLLGQPEETAALRSKALAPEKISRVDCSVVAEQPVSQLQVGDEWSDPHFTSRACLYIDVGSETPHFKEETRADLESCRLWCNQYRHCSHFTYGAREQRCYLKSGAMKRRGARGDITGPRICDISTVTLYGVESTVPSIEETQTTAASQCREKCAKNAKCSHYTWNSGNRRCYLKSGRMSPRRSQGGETSSPCEWYDVGSESEGVSFHCADKTECLIQCQGTNWCTHATYNAPEQMCHLKKGTPKNRAYKDDVTMMKTCAQGQFNA is encoded by the coding sequence ATGAAGCTCGTCGTGTTCACTCCCGCTTGCCTTCTAGTTGGTCTCCTCGGGCAGCCTGAGGAGACCGCTGCTCTTCGCAGCAAAGCACTTGCGCCCGAGAAGATTTCGAGAGTTGATTGTAGCGTTGTGGCGGAGCAGCCGGTGTCGCAGCTGCAAGTTGGTGATGAGTGGTCCGACCCGCACTTCACATCTCGCGCATGCCTCTACATCGACGTCGGCTCCGAAACTCCCCATTTCAAGGAAGAGACACGAGCTGACCTGGAATCATGCCGATTGTGGTGCAACCAATACAGGCACTGCTCTCACTTCACATATGGGGCGAGAGAGCAAAGGTGCTACCTCAAGAGTGGTGCCATGAAAAGacgtggcgcgcgaggcgataTCACAGGGCCCAGGATTTGCGACATAAGTACAGTCACACTCTATGGGGTTGAATCCACTGTTCCAAGTATTGAGGAAACACAGACGACTGCCGCCTCGCAGTGCCGCGAAAAGTGCGCAAAGAATGCAAAATGCTCGCATTACACATGGAACTCTGGAAACAGGAGGTGCTATTTGAAGAGTGGCCGGATGAGCCCGCGCCGAAGTCAGGGCGGCGAGACAAGCTCACCTTGCGAGTGGTACGACGTTGGCTCCGAAAGCGAGGGTGTCAGCTTCCACTGCGCCGACAAGACTGAGTGTCTCATTCAGTGCCAAGGAACAAACTGGTGCACGCACGCGACGTACAACGCCCCTGAGCAGATGTGTCACCTCAAGAAGGGCACGCCGAAGAACCGCGCATACAAAGACGATGTCACCATGATGAAGACATGCGCACAGGGGCAGTTCAACGCATAG